In one Saccharibacillus brassicae genomic region, the following are encoded:
- a CDS encoding SDR family oxidoreductase: MKALFIGGTGTISTEITKLLLAQGHDLYLLNRGSRNAELPEGAHLLQGDINDEAEAAKLIADLEFDVVAQFIAFVPAQVERDYRLFKGKTKQYLFISSASAYQSPPADYRITESTPLANPYWEYSRNKIACEEYLMQRYREDGFPVTIVRPSHTYSERSVPVGVHGSKGPWQVLKRMQEGKPVLVHGDGTSLWTVTHSRDFAKGFVGLMGNIHAIGDAVHITSDESVTWNQIHEIVASALGVKPNLLHAPSAFLDACSGEDYRGSLLGDKANTVVFDNSKLKRLVPEFVATTRADQGLREAVAYMLSHSEAQQEDPEFDAWSDKVAAALERAVAEIKG, encoded by the coding sequence ATGAAAGCGCTATTTATCGGAGGAACGGGCACGATCAGCACAGAGATTACGAAGCTGCTGCTTGCGCAGGGGCATGACCTTTATTTGCTGAACCGGGGCAGCCGCAATGCGGAACTGCCGGAAGGCGCGCATCTGCTGCAGGGCGACATCAACGACGAAGCCGAAGCGGCCAAGCTGATCGCGGATCTGGAGTTCGACGTAGTCGCGCAGTTCATCGCATTCGTGCCGGCGCAGGTCGAGCGCGACTACCGTCTGTTCAAAGGGAAAACGAAGCAGTATCTGTTTATCAGCTCGGCGTCCGCCTACCAGTCGCCGCCGGCGGATTACCGGATCACCGAGAGCACGCCGCTCGCGAATCCGTACTGGGAATACTCGCGCAACAAGATCGCCTGCGAAGAATACTTGATGCAGCGTTACCGCGAAGACGGCTTCCCGGTGACGATCGTCCGTCCGAGCCATACGTACAGCGAACGTTCGGTGCCGGTCGGCGTACACGGCAGCAAAGGGCCATGGCAGGTGCTCAAGCGGATGCAGGAAGGCAAGCCGGTGCTCGTGCACGGAGACGGCACGTCGCTCTGGACGGTCACGCACAGCCGCGACTTCGCCAAAGGCTTCGTCGGGCTGATGGGTAATATTCACGCGATCGGCGATGCGGTGCATATCACGTCCGACGAATCGGTCACGTGGAACCAGATTCACGAGATCGTCGCGTCGGCGCTCGGGGTGAAGCCGAACCTGCTGCATGCGCCGTCGGCGTTCCTCGACGCGTGCAGCGGCGAAGACTACCGCGGCAGCCTGCTCGGCGACAAGGCCAATACGGTCGTGTTCGACAACTCGAAGCTCAAGCGGCTCGTGCCGGAATTCGTCGCGACGACGCGGGCGGACCAGGGACTGCGCGAAGCGGTGGCGTACATGCTGTCGCATTCGGAAGCGCAGCAGGAAGATCCCGAATTCGACGCCTGGAGCGATAAAGTGGCGGCGGCGTTGGAACGGGCCGTTGCCGAGATCAAAGGCTGA
- a CDS encoding NUDIX hydrolase, translating to MTQERAEGSSLGKENGLDPEKRNGAEKPDHSGNGSGKSGRSGEDADKRSPGTARDADGRTEEEFLAAYDVGDYERPSVAADMVIFTVAGDKEANYRKLPKRSLRVLLIRRGGHPYLGSWALPGGFVRPNETADQAAARELREETGVDRVYLEQLHTFSDVGRDPRTWVMSCAYMALVDSRGLDVRAGDDADRAAWFELTYRLQGDSRERLGGGVVHTRRYELRLTSFGAGSGEAEARRGNGADGTESTDEADAIELTAIVERRLTRTNGASTDEYRIADNDGLAFDHAKMIAMAIERLRMRVERDELALHLMPERFTLTQLQQVYEAILDRELLKAAFRRKAEPLVEKTDEYTEHAGHRPSRLYRRSREEWGDYR from the coding sequence ATGACACAAGAACGGGCGGAAGGAAGCAGTTTGGGAAAAGAGAACGGACTCGACCCCGAAAAGCGTAACGGCGCAGAGAAGCCTGACCACAGCGGGAACGGCAGCGGAAAAAGCGGCAGAAGCGGCGAAGACGCGGACAAACGCAGTCCCGGGACGGCGCGCGACGCCGACGGCCGGACGGAAGAGGAATTTCTCGCCGCGTACGACGTCGGCGATTACGAGCGGCCTTCGGTGGCGGCGGACATGGTCATTTTCACGGTGGCGGGCGACAAAGAAGCGAATTACCGCAAGCTGCCCAAGCGTTCGCTGCGCGTGCTGCTCATTCGCCGGGGCGGCCATCCGTACTTGGGCAGCTGGGCGCTACCGGGCGGATTCGTCCGCCCGAACGAGACGGCGGATCAGGCGGCGGCCCGGGAGCTGCGCGAAGAGACGGGCGTGGACCGCGTCTATCTGGAGCAGCTGCACACGTTCAGCGACGTGGGGCGCGATCCGCGCACCTGGGTCATGAGCTGCGCCTATATGGCGCTCGTCGACAGCCGTGGTCTGGACGTGCGCGCCGGCGACGATGCCGATCGCGCCGCCTGGTTCGAGCTGACGTACCGGCTGCAAGGCGACAGCCGGGAGCGGCTGGGCGGCGGCGTGGTGCATACGCGGCGCTATGAGCTGCGGCTGACGTCCTTCGGGGCGGGCAGCGGCGAAGCCGAAGCGCGGCGCGGGAACGGGGCGGACGGGACGGAGAGCACGGACGAAGCCGACGCGATCGAATTGACCGCGATCGTGGAGCGCCGGCTTACCCGCACGAACGGGGCTTCGACCGACGAGTACCGGATCGCGGACAATGACGGTCTGGCATTCGACCATGCCAAGATGATCGCGATGGCGATCGAGCGGCTGCGGATGCGCGTGGAACGCGACGAGCTGGCGCTGCATCTGATGCCCGAGCGGTTCACGCTGACGCAGCTGCAGCAGGTCTACGAAGCGATTCTGGACCGCGAACTGCTCAAAGCGGCTTTCCGCCGCAAAGCGGAGCCGCTCGTGGAGAAAACGGACGAATATACGGAACATGCGGGTCACCGGCCGTCGAGATTGTATCGGCGCAGCCGCGAAGAATGGGGAGATTACCGATGA
- a CDS encoding YkgJ family cysteine cluster protein: MPNTPEAHTPQLAPDENAPCFCGSGRKMRLCHKTASADSRAVQMTRLYGDVEVTIADYRAGSPKQPPCHEGCSSCCSDYFPVSQVEFELLLVYMERHWSKDEVREAFERAEENLLAFQSENPDLHASLTHTADRQGELDAIRHHAGRNSFPCPLLDRATGRCRVYPARPFLCRTHGSSHTFYGSWRERLRTERVCEHIEGGRAHRKITPNVADLWPRYEELADVRVGPKRNPLRQYPIFYWLVLYGRHGSGQTTQLGNRDNFDLPLAEHNARMAAHGSSAN, encoded by the coding sequence ATGCCGAATACGCCGGAAGCGCACACGCCGCAGCTGGCTCCGGATGAGAACGCACCGTGTTTTTGCGGCAGCGGACGCAAAATGCGTCTCTGCCACAAGACGGCCTCGGCCGACAGCCGGGCGGTGCAGATGACCCGCTTGTACGGTGACGTCGAAGTCACGATCGCGGACTACCGGGCGGGCAGTCCCAAGCAGCCTCCCTGCCACGAAGGATGCAGCTCATGCTGCTCCGACTATTTTCCCGTGTCCCAAGTCGAATTCGAACTGCTGCTCGTCTACATGGAACGACACTGGAGCAAAGACGAAGTCCGCGAAGCGTTCGAACGCGCCGAAGAGAACCTGCTGGCGTTTCAGAGCGAAAATCCCGACCTGCACGCGTCGCTGACGCACACGGCCGACCGCCAAGGCGAGCTGGACGCGATTCGCCACCATGCGGGACGCAACAGTTTCCCCTGTCCGCTGCTCGACCGGGCGACGGGACGATGCCGGGTGTATCCGGCGCGCCCGTTTCTGTGCCGCACGCACGGCAGCTCGCATACGTTCTACGGCAGCTGGCGCGAACGGCTGAGAACCGAGCGCGTATGCGAACATATCGAAGGCGGACGCGCGCACCGCAAGATCACGCCGAACGTCGCGGACCTCTGGCCCCGCTACGAGGAGCTGGCCGACGTGCGCGTCGGGCCGAAGCGGAATCCGCTGCGCCAGTATCCGATTTTCTACTGGCTTGTCCTGTACGGCCGGCACGGCAGCGGACAGACGACGCAGCTCGGCAATCGCGACAATTTCGATCTGCCGCTCGCCGAGCACAACGCGCGGATGGCGGCGCACGGCTCGTCGGCGAACTGA
- a CDS encoding ArsR/SmtB family transcription factor, whose translation MDEGNTELFGALAEPGRMRIVSLLRGGPLSVGEIVQRLDMRQPQASKHLKVLQQAGVVEVRAEANRRHYGLRPEPFRELEDWLAGYRELWEERFDRLDAYLRDMPD comes from the coding sequence ATGGATGAAGGGAATACGGAGTTGTTCGGCGCGTTGGCGGAACCGGGCCGCATGCGGATCGTCTCGCTGCTGCGCGGCGGGCCGCTCAGCGTGGGCGAGATCGTGCAGCGATTGGACATGCGCCAGCCGCAGGCTTCCAAGCACTTGAAGGTGCTTCAGCAGGCGGGCGTGGTCGAGGTGCGGGCCGAAGCGAACCGCAGACATTACGGGCTGCGGCCCGAGCCTTTTCGCGAACTGGAAGATTGGCTGGCGGGCTACCGCGAGCTGTGGGAAGAACGGTTCGACCGGCTGGACGCGTACCTGCGCGACATGCCGGACTGA
- a CDS encoding prenyltransferase — protein MPNSAAAALKNGLLLMRPAAVIASSVVIIFSGVYPLFADPAVPTDRVLTAAALLLVGCLLIHGLLTHALNDYTDYRSGTDERSPALLSGGSRVIQNGRISPEALGRFGFGLTAVLLIGAGVLAAMGQIRLAVLLVIGIWGAVSYSAAPLRLSYVPFAGEWLSTFPSTFALGLGGAWLLLDDLPLWAVQNAWINAMYCISWVMVHHIPDLEADRGASPVKRTSVVWAADRFGPAFARLPAVVYFALIGVSALWFAGTGRTLAAGIVLAAAALSVYWLARVDVQDAAAVTACEKKMLLTAMILAIGLGIFH, from the coding sequence TTGCCGAACTCCGCCGCTGCCGCCCTCAAAAACGGACTGCTGCTCATGCGGCCGGCCGCCGTCATCGCTTCGAGCGTCGTCATTATTTTCTCCGGCGTCTATCCGCTGTTTGCCGATCCGGCGGTGCCGACCGATCGGGTACTGACCGCGGCGGCGCTGCTGCTCGTCGGCTGTCTGCTGATCCACGGCCTGCTGACGCATGCGCTCAACGATTATACCGATTACCGGTCCGGCACGGACGAACGCAGTCCCGCCCTGCTGTCCGGCGGCAGCCGGGTCATTCAGAACGGACGCATCTCGCCGGAAGCGCTGGGACGTTTCGGCTTCGGGCTGACGGCCGTACTGCTGATTGGCGCGGGGGTGCTCGCCGCAATGGGGCAGATTCGGCTCGCCGTGCTGCTGGTCATCGGAATCTGGGGTGCTGTCTCCTACTCCGCGGCTCCGCTTCGGCTGTCGTACGTTCCTTTTGCCGGGGAGTGGCTGAGCACGTTTCCGTCCACTTTCGCGCTGGGACTCGGCGGAGCGTGGCTGCTGCTGGACGATCTGCCGCTGTGGGCCGTGCAAAATGCGTGGATCAACGCCATGTACTGCATATCCTGGGTAATGGTGCATCATATTCCCGATCTGGAGGCCGACCGCGGCGCTTCCCCCGTCAAGCGGACCAGCGTCGTCTGGGCCGCCGACCGGTTCGGCCCCGCGTTCGCCCGTCTGCCGGCCGTCGTCTATTTCGCCCTGATCGGCGTATCCGCGCTCTGGTTCGCCGGAACGGGCCGGACGCTCGCCGCGGGTATCGTGCTGGCGGCTGCGGCGCTGTCGGTCTATTGGCTGGCCCGGGTGGACGTGCAGGACGCGGCAGCCGTGACGGCGTGCGAGAAAAAGATGCTGCTCACCGCGATGATTCTGGCGATCGGGCTCGGTATTTTCCACTGA
- a CDS encoding DUF3934 family protein yields the protein MASKKGGTGRGTGKKGWTRWQKAENRKKNAPKPYKTKGTKDTEAKPETGGANGE from the coding sequence ATGGCAAGCAAGAAGGGCGGCACGGGCCGCGGTACCGGCAAGAAAGGCTGGACCCGCTGGCAAAAAGCGGAGAACCGCAAGAAGAACGCACCCAAACCTTACAAGACCAAGGGAACCAAAGACACCGAAGCGAAACCCGAAACCGGCGGAGCAAACGGCGAATAG
- a CDS encoding LytTR family DNA-binding domain-containing protein — MFSLAIGSRRIHLALSDLYFIETLPPHKLIVHTADSQYQFYGKLNQLEKEYPQMMRVHKAFLINPENVQEIDFSNKQIFFAEGIACSLSGSKVKAIKERIAKTPSD; from the coding sequence TTGTTCTCGCTCGCCATCGGCAGTCGTCGTATTCATCTGGCGCTGTCCGACCTTTACTTTATCGAAACGCTCCCCCCGCATAAGCTGATTGTACATACGGCGGATTCGCAGTATCAGTTCTATGGGAAGCTGAATCAGTTGGAAAAAGAGTACCCCCAAATGATGAGGGTACATAAAGCTTTTTTGATCAATCCGGAAAATGTACAGGAAATTGATTTTTCAAACAAACAAATCTTTTTTGCAGAAGGGATCGCCTGCAGCCTGTCCGGCAGCAAAGTCAAAGCAATCAAGGAACGGATAGCCAAAACTCCGTCTGATTAA
- a CDS encoding MarR family winged helix-turn-helix transcriptional regulator: MDHSALFQKVVAFISSVHEVSHELTKGVKSEDITPAQYKILEYMMFTQPVTPSDIADCVDLSLPNTSRELRKLLEKGLCEKAVDDADRRRQLFRLSANGQALMGRVFGQAQERFEQRIDGISAEEEQEIERALALLQRKLFG; encoded by the coding sequence ATGGACCACAGCGCACTATTTCAAAAAGTCGTCGCTTTCATATCTTCGGTACATGAAGTCAGCCACGAACTGACCAAGGGCGTGAAGAGCGAAGATATTACGCCCGCCCAATATAAAATTCTCGAATATATGATGTTTACGCAGCCGGTAACGCCGAGCGATATCGCGGACTGCGTCGATTTGTCGCTGCCCAATACAAGCCGGGAGCTGCGCAAGCTGCTGGAAAAAGGATTGTGCGAAAAAGCGGTGGACGACGCCGACCGGCGCCGCCAGCTGTTCCGGCTGTCCGCGAACGGGCAGGCTTTGATGGGCCGCGTGTTCGGACAGGCACAGGAACGGTTCGAGCAGCGGATCGACGGCATCTCGGCAGAGGAAGAGCAGGAGATCGAACGGGCGCTGGCGCTGCTGCAGCGAAAGCTGTTCGGGTAG
- a CDS encoding NADAR family protein, giving the protein MNYELNELRRAHEAGQRFKYLFFWGHTPKRPGTIDASCLSQWWPSAFTVDGTEYVCAEQYMMAEKARLFRDEETRQRILRAEHPKRMKELGREVRNFDDAVWKKEAYGIVRRASTEKFRQNAELWAFLRSTQNRVLVEASPRDRIWGIGLGKDHPDVENPSAWRGTNLLGFALSEARDTLLKEEVQDE; this is encoded by the coding sequence ATGAATTACGAGCTGAACGAACTGCGCCGGGCGCACGAAGCGGGGCAGCGGTTCAAATATTTGTTTTTCTGGGGACATACGCCCAAGCGGCCGGGCACGATTGACGCCAGCTGTCTGAGCCAGTGGTGGCCGAGCGCTTTTACGGTCGACGGCACCGAATACGTCTGCGCGGAGCAGTACATGATGGCGGAGAAAGCGCGGTTGTTCCGGGACGAAGAGACGCGCCAGCGCATTTTGCGGGCCGAACATCCGAAGCGCATGAAAGAATTGGGCCGGGAAGTCCGGAACTTCGACGACGCCGTCTGGAAAAAAGAAGCGTACGGCATCGTCCGGCGCGCGAGCACGGAGAAGTTCCGGCAGAACGCCGAGCTGTGGGCTTTTCTCCGCAGTACCCAAAACCGCGTGCTGGTCGAAGCCAGTCCGAGAGACCGGATCTGGGGCATCGGCCTCGGCAAAGACCACCCCGACGTGGAGAATCCGTCCGCATGGCGCGGAACGAATCTGCTCGGTTTTGCGCTGAGCGAAGCGCGGGATACGTTATTGAAGGAGGAAGTTCAAGATGAATGA
- a CDS encoding SRPBCC domain-containing protein, translating to MTDRMIVRVEGREFIMERIFKAPREKVFAAFTQCEHLTHWWGPRGWELTACTLDFRPEGVWHYCMTCKDKNQGEFFGMESWGKGVYRSIDAPNSFVYTDYFSDADGAINEDLPPSDTTLVFEEIEGGTKLISRTLYDSEQSLQTVVEMGMEHGIRETWDRLEEYLA from the coding sequence ATGACCGACCGCATGATCGTAAGAGTCGAAGGCCGCGAATTTATTATGGAAAGGATCTTCAAGGCACCGCGCGAGAAAGTGTTCGCCGCTTTCACCCAATGCGAACATTTGACGCATTGGTGGGGACCGCGAGGCTGGGAGCTGACCGCGTGCACGCTCGATTTTCGCCCGGAAGGAGTCTGGCATTACTGCATGACGTGCAAGGACAAGAATCAGGGCGAGTTTTTCGGGATGGAATCGTGGGGCAAAGGGGTATACCGGTCGATTGACGCGCCGAACTCGTTCGTCTACACCGATTATTTTTCCGATGCCGACGGCGCGATCAATGAAGACCTGCCTCCGTCCGACACGACGCTCGTTTTCGAAGAGATCGAAGGCGGCACGAAGCTGATCTCGCGCACGCTGTACGATTCCGAACAATCGCTGCAGACCGTCGTCGAGATGGGCATGGAGCACGGCATCCGCGAGACGTGGGACCGGCTGGAAGAGTATTTGGCCTAA
- a CDS encoding histidine kinase N-terminal 7TM domain-containing diguanylate cyclase produces the protein MAQPLFVYVSIIMMGGMLSLFLAVYALLRFKHAPGGRYYVLAALMASILAFGYAFELTSDTLEQIKFWIGIEYFSLPFLPVFTLLMCVEYAGIRLGNWKKRMLYLIPLLTFVIQHTNDLHHLYYTSIGLRADAPFPIVELGRGPWYAVHTLYLYGCLALSIFALSTRMRRSGRRFRLQMLAMAAGLLVPVAGNLYYLAGLSPYGIDLGPVFISFSFVFHSMAVFRFRMFDVAPIARDLVFENMEDGVLVLNAQNVMVDYNAAMLKLAPGLNSRLIGRPAEEVLAERPQIAQSVVDGRECDLRLGGDDDGIYVHLRFSPIRDREGQRSGSIVTFVNITERVEMEKELKRLANTDGLTGLFNKNALIERAERGLREASRHGGSAAVVMFDVDHFKRVNDTFGHEAGDRVLSGVAEIIRSIIEPEDVAGRYGGDEFVLYLPDTGAQEACARAERIRAAVAALAIDVVGHGVRVTSSFGVAQLPAEALSDPTPADVCMQTLMRKADQALYESKQLGRNRVSLYADEVRGTDAARLEGAE, from the coding sequence ATGGCCCAGCCGTTATTCGTATACGTATCGATCATCATGATGGGCGGGATGCTGAGCCTTTTTCTCGCGGTTTATGCCCTGCTCCGATTCAAGCATGCGCCAGGCGGCCGATATTACGTGTTGGCCGCGCTTATGGCTTCTATTTTGGCGTTCGGATACGCGTTCGAACTGACCAGCGACACGCTGGAACAGATCAAATTCTGGATCGGCATCGAATATTTCTCCCTGCCTTTCCTGCCGGTGTTTACGCTGCTGATGTGCGTGGAATACGCGGGCATCCGGCTCGGCAATTGGAAAAAGCGCATGCTGTACCTCATCCCGCTGCTGACTTTCGTGATTCAGCATACGAACGATCTGCATCATTTGTACTATACGTCGATCGGCCTGCGGGCGGACGCGCCGTTCCCGATCGTCGAACTCGGCCGCGGGCCGTGGTATGCCGTCCATACGCTCTATTTGTACGGCTGCCTGGCGCTCTCGATCTTCGCGCTGTCGACGCGCATGCGCCGGAGCGGCCGCCGTTTCCGCCTGCAGATGCTGGCGATGGCCGCGGGGCTGCTCGTGCCGGTCGCGGGCAATCTGTATTACCTCGCAGGGCTCAGTCCGTACGGCATCGACCTCGGGCCGGTGTTTATCAGCTTCTCGTTCGTGTTCCACAGCATGGCCGTGTTCCGTTTCCGCATGTTCGACGTGGCGCCGATCGCGCGCGACCTCGTGTTCGAGAACATGGAAGACGGCGTGCTCGTCCTGAATGCGCAGAACGTCATGGTCGATTACAACGCCGCCATGTTGAAGCTTGCTCCCGGCTTGAACAGCCGCCTGATCGGGCGTCCGGCCGAGGAAGTGCTGGCCGAGCGTCCGCAGATCGCGCAGAGCGTAGTCGACGGCCGGGAATGCGATCTGCGGCTCGGCGGGGACGACGACGGGATTTACGTGCATCTTCGGTTCTCGCCGATCCGCGACCGCGAAGGGCAGCGCTCCGGCAGCATCGTCACGTTCGTCAACATTACCGAACGGGTCGAGATGGAAAAAGAACTCAAGCGGCTCGCCAATACCGACGGCCTCACCGGGCTGTTCAACAAAAACGCCCTGATCGAGCGGGCCGAGCGGGGACTGCGCGAAGCTTCGCGGCATGGCGGGTCCGCCGCGGTCGTCATGTTCGACGTCGATCACTTCAAGCGCGTCAACGATACGTTCGGCCACGAAGCGGGCGACCGGGTCCTGTCCGGCGTGGCGGAGATCATCCGCTCGATCATCGAACCCGAAGACGTCGCCGGCCGCTACGGCGGGGACGAATTCGTCCTGTACCTGCCGGACACCGGCGCACAAGAAGCGTGCGCCCGGGCCGAGCGTATTCGCGCCGCCGTGGCGGCGCTTGCGATCGACGTCGTCGGCCACGGTGTGAGAGTCACGTCCAGCTTCGGCGTCGCGCAGCTTCCGGCGGAAGCGCTGTCCGATCCCACGCCCGCCGACGTCTGCATGCAGACGCTGATGCGCAAAGCCGACCAGGCGCTGTACGAGTCCAAGCAGCTCGGCCGCAACCGCGTCAGCCTGTACGCGGACGAAGTCCGCGGCACGGACGCCGCCCGGTTGGAAGGGGCGGAGTGA
- a CDS encoding WGxxGxxG family protein: MLAKVKTLLIAFTLVSSFGAASAFAGEVSTASAGTSYVSAAAEVEQTTGNAVDEATDDDGDNGLWGLLGLLGLLGLLGLRRRHDHDTTTRTGR; encoded by the coding sequence ATGTTGGCTAAAGTTAAAACTCTTCTCATCGCTTTCACGCTCGTTTCCTCGTTCGGTGCCGCTTCCGCTTTCGCGGGTGAAGTCTCGACCGCTTCTGCCGGAACTTCTTACGTTTCGGCCGCAGCCGAAGTGGAACAAACGACAGGCAACGCCGTGGACGAAGCAACCGACGACGACGGAGACAACGGACTTTGGGGCCTGCTTGGCCTGCTTGGTTTGCTTGGCCTGCTCGGTCTGCGCCGCCGCCACGACCATGATACGACGACTCGTACAGGCAGATAA
- a CDS encoding LLM class flavin-dependent oxidoreductase, whose product MEIGISTFVETTPADGTGPTISHAERIRQVVEEIVLADQVGLDVFGVGEHHRIDYAASAPAVILAAAAARTEKIRLTSAVTVLSSADPVRVFQDFSTVDAISNGRAEIMAGRGSFIESFPLFGYDLNDYDDLFDEKLELLLKIQQSEIVDWKGGHRPAIKGRGVYPRPVQEKLPVWIGSGGNQESVVRAGLLNLPLVLAIIGGRPSQFAPLVDLYKRAAEHGGNDASLLPVASHSHGFVGETDDEAADKFFPSMRYAMTVLGKERGWGPYTRQGYDALRGPEGALYVGSPETVAKKIIDLRKKVGITRFMLHTPVGTMGNHEDVMRSVELLGTKVAPIVREEIAAWEAAGQPAE is encoded by the coding sequence ATGGAAATCGGTATCAGTACATTTGTGGAAACGACCCCTGCGGACGGCACCGGCCCGACGATCAGTCACGCGGAGCGCATTCGCCAGGTAGTGGAAGAAATCGTGCTCGCGGACCAAGTCGGCCTCGACGTTTTCGGCGTGGGCGAGCATCACCGGATCGATTACGCGGCGTCCGCGCCTGCGGTCATTCTGGCCGCGGCGGCGGCGCGCACCGAGAAGATCCGTCTGACGAGCGCGGTGACGGTGCTGTCTTCGGCCGATCCGGTCCGCGTATTTCAGGATTTCTCGACGGTAGACGCGATCTCGAACGGCCGCGCGGAGATCATGGCGGGCCGCGGATCGTTCATCGAGTCGTTCCCGCTGTTCGGGTACGATCTGAACGATTACGACGACCTGTTCGACGAGAAGCTGGAGCTGCTGCTCAAGATCCAGCAATCGGAAATCGTCGACTGGAAAGGCGGACACCGTCCGGCGATCAAAGGCCGGGGCGTCTACCCGCGTCCGGTACAGGAGAAGCTGCCTGTCTGGATCGGCAGCGGCGGCAACCAGGAATCCGTCGTGCGCGCCGGCCTGCTCAACCTGCCGCTGGTGCTCGCGATCATCGGCGGACGTCCGAGCCAGTTCGCGCCGCTCGTCGACCTGTACAAGCGCGCCGCCGAGCACGGCGGGAACGACGCTTCCCTGCTTCCGGTCGCTTCGCATTCGCACGGCTTCGTCGGCGAGACCGACGACGAAGCGGCGGACAAGTTCTTCCCGTCGATGCGCTACGCGATGACGGTGCTCGGCAAAGAGCGCGGTTGGGGTCCGTATACCCGCCAGGGCTACGACGCGCTGCGCGGTCCGGAAGGCGCCCTGTACGTCGGCAGCCCGGAGACGGTCGCGAAGAAGATCATCGACCTGCGCAAAAAAGTCGGCATCACGCGCTTCATGCTGCATACGCCGGTCGGCACGATGGGCAATCACGAAGACGTGATGCGTTCGGTCGAGCTGCTCGGTACGAAGGTCGCCCCGATCGTGCGCGAAGAGATCGCGGCCTGGGAAGCGGCGGGACAGCCGGCCGAGTAA
- a CDS encoding NAD(P)H-dependent oxidoreductase, with amino-acid sequence MNMLLIYAHPNHQSLSYAFMQQVLRGGGENPGVKEVRVLDLYEEGFDPVLVFNEDKRRRDMHIDPELSRHRELLMWADKIVLIYPIWWGRPPAMMLGFVDRMFASKFAYLDKGGLMPEGLMKGKSVVCISVMKGPTGYLRLVMGNAHQVLMRRALFGYVGIKKVKFFEFGGMESPKGKHAQKLDKVYKYFRAVAQ; translated from the coding sequence ATGAACATGCTGTTGATCTACGCGCATCCCAATCACCAGAGCCTGAGTTACGCTTTTATGCAGCAGGTATTGCGCGGCGGAGGCGAGAACCCGGGCGTCAAGGAAGTCCGCGTGCTCGATCTGTACGAAGAAGGCTTCGACCCGGTGCTGGTGTTCAACGAAGACAAGCGCCGGCGCGACATGCATATCGATCCCGAACTTTCGCGGCATCGCGAGCTGCTCATGTGGGCGGACAAAATCGTGCTGATCTATCCGATCTGGTGGGGACGTCCGCCCGCGATGATGCTGGGCTTCGTCGACCGGATGTTCGCGTCCAAGTTCGCCTATCTCGACAAAGGCGGCCTGATGCCGGAAGGACTCATGAAAGGCAAATCCGTCGTCTGCATCTCCGTCATGAAAGGACCGACCGGCTATTTGCGCCTCGTCATGGGCAACGCCCATCAGGTACTCATGCGCCGGGCGCTGTTCGGATACGTCGGCATCAAAAAAGTGAAGTTTTTCGAATTTGGCGGCATGGAAAGTCCCAAAGGCAAGCATGCGCAGAAGCTGGACAAAGTCTACAAATATTTCCGGGCCGTGGCTCAGTAA